In the Dermochelys coriacea isolate rDerCor1 chromosome 25, rDerCor1.pri.v4, whole genome shotgun sequence genome, one interval contains:
- the LOC119848512 gene encoding potassium voltage-gated channel subfamily V member 2-like, which yields MPGTMRQLGKRRASLSASLKIGDHHGCCRTPEEEEVFFPFAQDCLVKQWSSMHNVTERNQEKSKAPSRQSRCFLNINVGGKSFQIAYKMAARYPITRIGKLAISTDPMKKLKLCDDYSVQRNEYFFDRDPLIFHYIFHFYRSGVLWIMEELCPTNFVEEIEYWGIHLKYSQQCCRILFQEKQDELKEYLKIQRELEAELEPMEREEHFEGKCLGEFRKAVWNLIEKPYSSVPAKIIAVMSSFFVLISIVGMTLSTVEEMQYKTGKAFMEQLETICAIFFTSEYLMRLISTATFQKFLRAAFSAIDLVAILPFYIQILFEHLDEGDALYHEERHKMESVGKLGKVLKLIKLMRIFRILKLARHSTGLRAFGFTMRQCYQQVCCLLLFIALGVFTFSALMHSVEHDVPGTNFTSIPDAWWWAAVSLSTVGYGDTVPDTVLGRIVAFGCISFGIILNGMPISILYNKFSDYYAKLKAHENETSLTLKFTKKIRFKERALKKLAECCSGDAHIHR from the exons ATGCCGGGTACCATGAGGCAACTGGGGAAGAGGCGTGCAAGCCTCTCTGCCAGTCTGAAAATTGGGGACCACCATGGGTGTTGTCGGACCCCAGAGGAAGAAGAGGTCTTCTTCCCGTTTGCACAAGACTGTCTGGTGAAGCAGTGGAGCTCCATGCACAATGTGACTGAGAGGAACCAGGAGAAAAGCAAGGCTCCTTCCCGACAGAGCAGATGCTTCCTCAACATCAACGTTGGGGGCAAATCTTTCCAGATCGCTTACAAAATGGCTGCCCGTTACCCCATCACCAGAATCGGGAAGCTGGCCATTTCCACGGACCCCATGAAGAAGCTGAAACTTTGTGATGACTACTCCGTGCAGAGGAATGAGTACTTCTTCGACCGAGACCCTTTAATCTTCCATTACATCTTCCACTTTTATCGCAGTGGGGTCCTGTGGATCATGGAGGAGCTGTGCCCCACTAACTTTGTGGAGGAAATTGAGTACTGGGGTATCCACCTGAAATATTCCCAGCAGTGCTGCCGGATCCTGTTTCAGGAGAAGCAGGATGAGCTCAAAGAGTACCTGAAAATACAgcgggagctggaggcagagctagAGCCCATGGAGCGGGAGGAGCACTTTGAGGGCAAGTGTCTGGGGGAGTTCCGGAAAGCTGTCTGGAACCTCATTGAGAAACCCTACTCCTCCGTCCCTGCTAAGATCATCGCTGTCATGTCTAGCTTTTTTGTGCTGATCTCCATTGTGGGCATGACGCTCAGCACAGTGGAGGAGATGCAGTACAAGACTGGGaaggcattcatggagcagctggagACCATCTGTGCCATCTTCTTCACTTCCGAGTACCTCATGCGGCTCATATCCACGGCCACCTTTCAGAAGTTCCTGCGGGCAGCGTTCAGTGCCATTGACCTGGTGGCCATCCTGCCCTTCTACATCCAGATTCTCTTTGAGCACCTGGATGAAGGGGATGCACTTTACCACGAGGAGCGGCACAAAATGGAGAGTGTGGGCAAGCTGGGGAAAGTCCTGAAACTCATCAAACTCATGCGGATTTTTCGCATCCTCAAGCTGGCACGCCACTCCACTGGCCTGAGGGCCTTCGGCTTCACCATGCGCCAGTGCTACCAGCAGGTGTgctgcctcctcctcttcatcgCCCTGGGTGTTTTCACTTTCTCTGCTTTGATGCACTCCGTGGAACATGATGTCCCTGGCACCAACTTCACCAGCATCCCTGATGCCTGGTGGTGGGCAGCG GTCAGTCTCTCCACAGTAGGCTATGGAGACACCGTGCCTGACACTGTGCTGGGCAGGATAGTGGCATTCGGGTGCATCTCCTTCGGCATCATCCTCAACGGGATGCCCATCTCCATCCTCTACAACAAGTTCTCCGATTACTACGCCAAGCTGAAAGCCCATGAGAACGAGACCAGCCTCACACTCAAGTTCACCAAGAAGATTCGCTTTAAGGAGCGAGCCCTGAAGAAGCTGGCTGAATGCTGCAGTGGTGACGCCCACATCCACCGCTGA
- the CD320 gene encoding CD320 antigen isoform X1, with amino-acid sequence MWALLALLLRQLVAAGLKSPAGNASVLPCSPRAGPCWTSAHVRSLPQERFCDGRSDCPDGADESAEACQHWGVPPAPVCPCLFQCAEGAECFPSAWGCDGHADCEDGQDERGCGPDSPGASLAPSTARAGKSGGETPKIGKETEENPTISKPGKLVLSETQGTLWVIAAFVLLSVLVAAGCSVRWGQFRAKNNFSTFSLEKASKEQLVPDRRPSDSFP; translated from the exons ATGTGGGCGCTCCTCGCGCTGCTCCTGAGGCAGTTAGTGGCCGCGGGGCTGAAGTCGCCCGCGGGGAACG CGTccgtcctgccctgcagcccccgcGCCGGGCCGTGCTGGACCTCAGCGCACGTCCGCAGCCTGCCCCAGGAGCGGTTCTGCGATGGCCGCTCGGATTGCCCTGACGGCGCGGATGAATCCGCAGAGGCTTGTCAGCACTGGGGAGTCCCGCCAGCCCCGGTCTGCCCCTGCCTGTTCCAGTGTGCGGAGGGGGCAGAGTGCTTTCCGTCCGCGTGGGGCTGCGACGGCCACGCCGACTGTGAGGATGGGCAGGATGAGCGGGGATGCGGCCCGGACTCCCCGGGGGCTTCCTTAGCGCCGAGCACGGCGAGGGCAG gaaaatcTGGTGGTGAAACCCCCAAAATTGGCAAGGAAACTGAAG AGAATCCAACGATCTCCAAACCTGGGAAACTAGTGTTGTCTGAGACTCAAGGCACCTTGTGGGTGATAGCTGCTTTTG TGCTCCTTAGTGTGCTGGTGGCTGCAGGCTGCTCTGTTAGATGGGGCCAATTCAGAGCAAAGAACAACTTCTCCACCTTCAGCCTCGAGAAAGCTTCCAAAGAACAGCTGGTGCCGGATAGGAGACCTTCAGACTCATTTCCCTGA
- the CD320 gene encoding CD320 antigen isoform X2, with the protein MWALLALLLRQLVAAGLKSPAGNASVLPCSPRAGPCWTSAHVRSLPQERFCDGRSDCPDGADESAEACQHWGVPPAPVCPCLFQCAEGAECFPSAWGCDGHADCEDGQDERGCGPDSPGASLAPSTARAENPTISKPGKLVLSETQGTLWVIAAFVLLSVLVAAGCSVRWGQFRAKNNFSTFSLEKASKEQLVPDRRPSDSFP; encoded by the exons ATGTGGGCGCTCCTCGCGCTGCTCCTGAGGCAGTTAGTGGCCGCGGGGCTGAAGTCGCCCGCGGGGAACG CGTccgtcctgccctgcagcccccgcGCCGGGCCGTGCTGGACCTCAGCGCACGTCCGCAGCCTGCCCCAGGAGCGGTTCTGCGATGGCCGCTCGGATTGCCCTGACGGCGCGGATGAATCCGCAGAGGCTTGTCAGCACTGGGGAGTCCCGCCAGCCCCGGTCTGCCCCTGCCTGTTCCAGTGTGCGGAGGGGGCAGAGTGCTTTCCGTCCGCGTGGGGCTGCGACGGCCACGCCGACTGTGAGGATGGGCAGGATGAGCGGGGATGCGGCCCGGACTCCCCGGGGGCTTCCTTAGCGCCGAGCACGGCGAGGGCAG AGAATCCAACGATCTCCAAACCTGGGAAACTAGTGTTGTCTGAGACTCAAGGCACCTTGTGGGTGATAGCTGCTTTTG TGCTCCTTAGTGTGCTGGTGGCTGCAGGCTGCTCTGTTAGATGGGGCCAATTCAGAGCAAAGAACAACTTCTCCACCTTCAGCCTCGAGAAAGCTTCCAAAGAACAGCTGGTGCCGGATAGGAGACCTTCAGACTCATTTCCCTGA